tgcgattcgtccCTGGACCacctcaaggccatagtcaaggcaaaagctggttatatcgagcaaaaataaattgattctttttttgaattttgtattattttcacacattttttactttgaattgaatgaaagcaattttccaaactaaatttatggccttttgaattggttacactttgagtgccggtCCCTGCATATATGACCGATttggttagtgcgtgactattGGAATAGAGACTTAACAGATTGGACCAAAAAAATCCAAGATTTTTCCTGTTTTCTGTTGAAATATGAATGCTGCAAAAATCTGGAAAGTGGCCTTTCACTACTTCTTAAAATAATACTGAATTTCATAAAGGGATCGAAAAATATTCAACTACATATGCAGCTCTATAAaactttctattaatttttgatgaaaatattcccaatgaaaacaataaccaaaaattatcttcctttgaaatatttgaaagcaCAATTCAACGCGCAATACCCGCCCTTTTTCCCATAGTAAAAATGCAGTAAGATTTAGTTGTAGGCAACTTCGCCCATCTGtttcgttattattatttttttcgtcattgatttttttttgtcaatttgttttttattttttttttttgtacctctTTTCTGTTTACTTGTTTTCTTATTACTAGTAACAAAGAATTAGGTAAATATCTAACAGTGACTTGACTTAAAAACCAAATCTGAgatttgaacttaatttttctATGCTCACAATGCAGTGTCTTCGCTAAACCTTTAGCTGGTGAAACTACCAACCGCATTTGAACCGAAATACGGACCAGTTCCTCCAGAGTTTGATGCTCTCGGTAAATGGACGGTGGGTAGCTCACACTAGTGAATAATCCGAATAAACTGAACACTGCAAAATGAGAAATTTCTGTGTCTCTTTGAGAGAGCCAAGACTATCGGAACATTTCCGGAGGCGAAATGAGCGACGAATCTAAGCTGTAGGGCTGAGTGAATGCATGAGTGCATATCAGTTGGCGTGCCATACGCTTGGCGCTACAGAGAAGTTTGCACATCCCGCAGATCGCCAATTTGGCGTGCCAATTGTACGAATGGCGATGTTGTAGCCATCGTTGtacaatttttccaataattacaaaaatgtaagtacatttaaaagtttaaaaatcacCCGAAGGCGATTTTTGGGTTTGCCACACGTAGAGTTACTGCCCACATGTTGCGAAAAGCATTAGTACTTCAGCTATATGAGAACAGAACAGAGTTGTTGAATCCACCAGATGCCACTCACACGCAATGCATGTCTCCGAAGAGACACCCATCGCAGCGCAAGAAGTCTCCGAATGGTTCGCCAACTCTGCAATGCGGACCATATCGCCAAGCTGTCCAAATGCAACACACAAAATGTCAAGCAGCACTTCTATATGCAACGGAGGTTGTGCCACATTTGAGATTGGGTAACATTGTCCAAAAGTCATCGTCATGGTAGGAATCCACTGGGTGCAGCTTTGCATTTGCAGCAACTGATTTACCCAAACTGAGGTGGTCAAACAAGAGGAACGACGCCGAAGCCTCGATCCAAATGCTTACAGACGTCAGCATGCATATCTCAATTTGCAACAAACACAAAGATGTGCCAGTCCAATTCTCACTGAATGACAATTGAACCACTGTCACCAGCAGGCAAATGCAGCGGTGTTTCGAGCACTCATCTCCTCAGTCATCTTCATAAAGGGAACAATCTGCTTCGGACCTCAACAACTCACACaataaatcaaacttttttcttcaatcGAAAATTAATGACCACTTTCTATTGTATACCAAAGGTGAGACTTGTAGATTCATATTGAGCCACTGGAATATCCGCAGAGATTCCAGTTACTATGATATGCTCACAAGTCTCTAACCTCATGGCTACTATAGAATGAGATCACTACAACtttccattgaaaaaaaaaaacttgatcaTTGCACGAAATGTGAGATGAAGCAAATTGTCACCAATATTTTTGAAGTATGGCTGGTTCGAATTGTGACTCGAATTACAATAATTCGTTTTGTTTAAAATCTGATTTCAATTATCTTCACGGGTTGAAGAAATATTGTTTTCGGCAATGAAGGAACTCCATTGCTGGCGTTCATAGCCATCTGGAGCCGTGTTTGACACAGCGTGAACTCGCGTTTGCGGTTGGATGAAAGACGTTTGTGCACCCAAGATGCCTCCACTCCGTACACCTCTATTGGAAATAATAACGCATTTAAGACAAAGCAATCAAAGCACCGCTAAAGTGTATAGAAAACTTTGTCCTACCACGTAAAATTTCCAATAGTTTTGTAGGGGCAAAGAACAACTCAAACTCACAATAATTATttctatgtgtgtatatgtgaatttatatacttatactaaGTCTAAATagttttgttgctgctgttgccgcTATTAACCAAATCACCAAAGCTGGACGCTGCTTCTCTGCTTCGTTGGTGAGAGCGAAAGTTCTGCTTCAGTAATACGGTACCGGCGTAAGCTGCTCGGATTGTGACGTCGCTAAGTGATGATGTCAGTTTCCATTGGTTggtgttgtgtgtgtgtgtgtggtagtCATCGTAAGTGGTTCGAGGAATGTCTGGTTAGGAAGGTGACGCAGTGCGATGTTGGTTGTATTTATTGATCAGTCGCAGTTTTGCGCTTTCGACACTCTTCGAAAGTGTGACCTCGGAAGTTACAATGGGTACAGCGTTTGGTACGTTTGGAACCACGCATTGGACCAGTTTGAACTTCCTCTGATTGCAAGTCATTGTGTTCGATAATACGGCCCTTTTCAAGTAATTCGCGGAAGGTCTTAATGTCTTGGCGTAGAATATTCTTACGATACTTGATGTTCAGCAGACCATAGACCAAATCCAACTCGGTTTCCTCGTCGTGACGTCCCTCTGGCAGTTGAGCAAGTAAAGCGCGCTTCTGACAGATGAACGTATCAATGGCAGCGCGGTCGTCTTGTTTGTTTTCAAAGATCTCCAAGTAAATCTGGTAGGCGGGTTTGGTGGGCGAGAAGTGATCGCGAATCAACGCAATGGCATCTCCCCAGGTTTTCGCTTCTTTGCGCACGCCTTGCCACCAAGTGGACGCCAGACCGTAGAACAGTAAAGATAGCCCCTTAAGCGCATCTTCATCGCTGATCGACTCGATTTCTTTGTAGGTAGCAATGGAGGTGATGAACTCCTCGACAGCCTCATGGTCGCGCTGACCTCCAAACCGGCTGCTACAGTTGGTGAAGTTGCCCTTGGTTTGGATGGTAGCCGGAGCGGCACTACTGGCGCCTGCCACGGCGGCCAAACGTACCGACTCGATTAGTGCCTGAAGTTGTTCGGTGGTCATTTGTACGACGTTTTGTgccattttgtttgtttgtttgttgtagaCGAGAAATTAAAGTGACACGCACACTAACCAAATAGTTTCCtgtttgttgtggttgttgttttgAGTATTCACTTGAATGTTTGTTGTTGGTAGCAGCGAACAAAGCCAATTGGTGATGGCGAATGTATTTTTGCTACAAATATTATTCACTAGCTGTGGTCGTAAGAgactgaatttgaatttgaagtcAACCGGCTTTTATAGTCACAGAAGCAGAGAGAAACAATCTATGTATGTGTTGAGTGCATTCGAGAAAAGCCGGCAGTGGTTGTGAGAAATGTTTACGTATGCGTTGCTGTCAAATTAGAGCACATGAATTTGCCGGTTAGAACAACTGAGTGCACACTTTTATACaaatacacacgtacatacatacatacatgcatagatgCATATGCAATAAACTTATTAAGTACTCTTTTGGCAAACAACACAATGttaaagacatacatacatacatacatatccacgTATTTGGCAGAGAAATAACTAAGTTACACCCAAACGCACTCAATTACGGGAGGCGACATGTGCAAAAGCTACTAAGGTCAGATGGTTTGCTTTTTcagtttatatataaaattcttgGAATCAAAGCAAATACAAAATTCTTGTTATGAAAATCAATTTCTACCAATTGTGAAATAATCTATTGAAcaatatgaaaagaaaaagagCTCAGGAGCTCTTAAAAGTCGAACAAGATGAGGAAAATACTGGACAAGGCGGACTGAATATTCTTTTTCCAAGGCCAGCTTACTCTAAACTAAAACGCTAACTCCTTAGTATAGCCAGTTAGGTGGCATGGAGGTTGAGTGTAGAGCATCAAGGTAAGAAGACCACCAATGTAGGAAAACCATTAGACTGCCACTTTGGATCTACAGTACTGCCGAAGGAGCTTAAATGATCTGTGGTATCTtggtttttaaagaaaaatacatCAAAAAGTTTGGCGATGTACAGGGGCTGATAAGTTTGTGCAGCGAAAAATAGTATAATAAACCTCTATCCAATGGACTTAGTCATAGGATGGGTATATGGATGGGTAATCCAAAAAACAGGTGTTTACAAATGCAGGTGTAATCAAAAAACAGGTTTTATCTAATCTTTCATTGCTGGTTAAAGCATCTGTATGTATTTCTGTGACCGGCAATTTCCGtgatttcatatatgtatgtgtgtatttggctagatacacatatgtatattacatacatgCAATTACGTATATTTAtgataccctgcagggaaaaatacTCGAGATACTAGAATAATACCCGCTCACTTTTCCGCTCAACCAGTTCGCGTTTCTCCTTTTTTTCCACAGTAGCAAGTGGTATTTTGCCCTATGAAATGCCAATTTTCCGGATATGCATCAGCAAAATACCAGCTCAAATACTACTTCATAACGTATGGGCGGAAAAGTCCCGGGTCTAACGCATAGCTGGCACTAGTTTTAATGCATTCactctttttcagttagcactaaccttaaaaagacagctgttaaaatttcatgatattctattcattagttcgtgagttattgcgcGAAGAGTGTTGctatgttttgttattttcaaaataatgagtcaaaaagaatttcgtgttttgattttacactgcttcttgatagggaaaataccattcaagcgaagcaatggcttgaaaagtgttatgggggctccactccatcagaaacaacaataaaccaATGGTTTGCttacttcaaacgtggtcgtagagacatcgATGACGTACAAAGCAAtgaacgtccaaatgaggcggtaacaccagaaaacatcaaaaaattgaatgatcgaaaagtgaagtttcgTGAGTTAGCTGCAATCGTGAAGATATCAAAAAGACGTTGGCTTTATATGGCAccagcatttgactatgaaaaaACTCTGTCCAAAGTGTGTGCCGCGCTTGTTCACTTTCAAGACAAcccaccgtgtcacaagtcaatcacaACAATGGCAAAGCTACATGAATTgagcttcgaattgctcccatatCCACCTTATGCGCCAGATATGcgcccagcgactactggctgttcgcagaccaaGAAAAATGCTAGCCGATAAGAAATTTTACTCGAATGAAAAGGTTATtcctgaaactgaggcctattttgaggcaaaagataaatagttttacaaaagtggtattgaaatgttagagcggcgctggaatgattgcgttgttttcCATGGAAATTTCGTTGATaagtaaagctaattttgaacaaaataaaacatgttttctttgttaggcccaaGCCTTTTCGGCCTATGTTTAAGTActagccaaaaaaaaatctataatatttcTAAGACCAAAGCCATTCCATTTTAAAGATTTGCAATAttctatttcatattaaaagtatatacagaatgtttttttgttttgtgtaatTACGTAAAACTTCTGTCAGGTACATTAATtagtaaacaatttaaatgttggttcaaacttacactttaagtagatcttaaaaaataaaaattaattaactaatttaatttgaggtattcttacttaggtggccatagcAACCCGTTACcaagttacggccgacctcactagctctctccaggcacCTTTGatccgcgcgcgccttctccaattctgtacaccaagcgagcatagggtttcctccacctggtctttccaccggagcaatggtcttcctctgcgtcggctcccttggacttcgccctcgaacaccttctttgctggagcttcttcatccatacgcacgacatgccctagccaacgcaggcgttggatggcgattcgttgaactacgtcaatgtcggcgtagagctcatacagctcgtggttcattcttgaacggtagtcttcgccaacgcgcacaggaccgaagatcttacgaagaacttttctctcgaacaccccaagagcggctgcatcacTTTGTGACACTACCAATGCCTCTGAGCCATAAAGCaagacgggtatgatgagcgtcttgtaaagtgtcagtttggtcatacGAGAGatggctcgactactcaattgcttacttagcccatagtaacacctattagcaagataaataaattctggcacaacttcgaaggtatagttgtccgcaatgacgtgcgttcctacacgccgtgtgttgtagacagcatatacttcgttttaccctcgtttACCGtcagacccactcgtgatgattccttttcgatagcagaaaacgcagtggtgacatctcgcttacagcggccaaaaaagtcaatgtcatcggcgtacgcaaggagctggacacatttgcAATTACGATGAACACCTGCTTTTTGGAGCACCCCTTCCATtacgaagttgaagaggttgcatgacagtggatcgccttgtctgaaacctcgaacagTATTGAATGactcggagaggttatttcctaccttcACGGAGCTGGTTGTTTTGCTCAACGccattctgcaaagccgtatgagcttcgctggtataccgaactcagacatggcggcgtacaggcaatcccttatcgggctatcgaacaaagagatgatgggtgtcgactcGCTTTTCATGGATCTTCttcaggatttggcgtaatgtgaagatctggtcgatggtggacttaacACGTCTGACGCCGCACTGATAAGAcccgatcagtgtgttggcaaacgacttaagtcttccacataggacgctagACAGGACCTTGTAAGCGATGGTTAGGAGACTGATGCCCCGGTAGTTGGAGTGGAACGTCGGGTCACCCTTATTCAGTACAGGACAAAGaacactgagattccaatcgtcgggcatgctttctgctagccatattttgcagatgagctgatgcatgctctctatcagcacatcgccgccagtcttgaacaattcagcgggcaagccgtcagcgccagccgctttgttattcttgagccgCTGAATGGAAACTCTGACTTCGTCATGACTAGGTGGTGGAACGTTCAAATTATCGTCGATTGGTGGTATCGGGTCGTCTTCTACTGGAGCGGAATTGTGTGCGTCATTGCCAGCAAGTAAAttgcagaagtgttccctccctTTTGAggagaataaataaaatgaatactgTTGTGTGAGGACTTTTCTGCATTGACACTTTTTTGAAATACCATTGTCTTTCTTATTCAATTGAAGTGCTTTTCTTAATTGTATATATTTCTGGTTCATCAACGCTGGTAAAGTTTATTATTAATTctgaaataaaattgtacaaaagttcATTACCCAAAAACCGTAAAGCAATTTGTATGTTTCTTGGACTCCGGCTTCCATTTCCGGTACCACTTTTTCATTCACCTCAATCACTATTTTATTCGAACCAGTCGCAGAATCTTGCCGAACCTATGCATCTATAGACGATTCTTAAACTttcttacttaaaaaaatcaactaatttgcaGACCAATTCATATTTTACTACTGGTATTATTCTAGGCAAGACTGGTAGTATTCTAGGCAAGACGAAGTAGTACGATTTTCGCTATTAAATGCCAGTATCTGAACTAGAATGTGTGCATATTAGTTTGACTTTTTCTTACAGGGCACATATactatacaatacatacataaatatatataaattttgaacTTAAGTCAGCAAGTAGACCAAGGGTTGTgatttttgctttgcttcacTCTTTTTGGAGCGCGCAACACAGAGAAGATCTCtgcattaacgttctctgcacaaCATTTgcacaattacatacatacatacatgcatatatatgtgcatatatagaGAGAAACTGATGATGACTAATACATTTCAATGCTGTAAACAAGTCATTTCACAAGCACTGAGCCAACGCGAGTTGGCAGAGCTTTTCGCTTCGTCCCCAAAGCATAACACCCAGTCGCCTTTTGACTGTTGCACTGCCAGCTAATAATTCGTGGCATTCTCCTTTGAACTTtgtaattttcacaaaaatgtcgACTGGTCGCATGTCCGATGAGCAATTCGCAAAATTACTCGAAACAATACGCGCATTAGGTCCACAACACACcgagcagcaacaaaaacaaccgaTTGGCAAATCAAAGAGTAGTTTTAGCAATTGCAGTGTCAGTTTTTATGGCCAGCGGGACAATGATGCCGTCGAAGAGTTTATCAACGCAATTGAGACATACAAGGATATGGAAGATATCAGCGATCAAGATGCACTAAAAGGTTTGCCACTTCTCTTTCATGGCATTGCTTCAACATGGTGGAAGGGTGTGCGTCGTGATGCCAAGTCATGGCAAGATGCTCTGACACTGCTGCGTGATCACTTTTCGCCTACGAAACCACCTTATCAaatatatgtggaaatttttgaGTCAAAACAATCAGGCAACACACCGATTGACACTTTTGTGTGCCAGAAGCGCGCTCTGATAGCCAAACTGCCGGAGGGGCGGCACGATGTGGAAACTGAACTAGATTTTGTTTATGGTCTGTTGGACTCTAAATATCAGCAGCAAATACCACGGCATACGGTCAAAACATATAGGGAACTGTTGGAGAAAGGACGAAACGTGGAGCGGCACAGCAGGAGACAGTGAAGCGGAACGTGCAGAGTGTGGGTGACCTAGTGCTAGTTGTGTTCAGTTgtgttattataataataaaagtgtacatacataaatattatattaaggatatatgtgcatatggatgtgtgtgtttatatgcGTGCACACAAATCTGTGTAGATTTATAAGTTCCTATTCCTACgtttaataagttgtttattgaataaacaaacaataacaaaaaattaattggggCATCCCCAAATGTTGAAACTGTTCGTTTGTAATTGtagctgaaaaataaataaataattgtgaaaGCTGTCACCGTCCATAATGCAGAGAACATTAATGATTCATACGGGTATACCACCGAAGAGCGCCGCTCATCGTAATCGCTCGCGTTTCTTTTTGCTGCACTTAATTCGCTTTGATtccacctttttttgttttttattttcaatgctcACTGAGTATGGTTCTTGATCTTCTCtctgtatatgtttgtatgtatgtgtgcacttgTACGTATGTTGGGCGCTCAAAAAGGTATGGAGCCAAGCAAAAACCACACTGCCTTAAATGCGAAAATTAGATACATAAATGTCATTATTTTTTGGACTTTGTTCCTAGCATTTGCcgattctatgtatgtatataaaattatatgaaaaagtcCATTAGAGCCATATTTGTAATACTTTTATATTGTCAGAAGAAAAGCAGTCACATGAATTCACCCTTGaaagtgtttatttattcattaatgtctaaaaaaattcagaacataaattgttaaaaatattatacatatatacaagacAAAAATTGAGTTTTAACAAAATGAATAATTATGAGACTAAAATAACAAGAATTTACGAagtattattttgatttgttacatagaaagtaatttttttaatgaaagtggAATACCTGTTTGGCCCCAAAAAGGTCCAAATCCAAAAAGGTGCAGAGATAATTAAAATCAGACAACGTTCTAATGAGTGGCGCAACTAAAGCCAATGCAAAAAACcttaaaacaacgaaaatgtctgcaaggaacattaaactgtattctttctagaTGTGCCGggcatttaatttttccattaacGAGACCAAAGGTAAATGATACTGCCTGAAGAGTACATCTGCCACTTAATGGGAGAAGACTAATCAATCGGTAGCGAGATTCATATGATGGTTCCGGGTCTGAGAACTGGGTGAATGG
The sequence above is drawn from the Anastrepha obliqua isolate idAnaObli1 chromosome 4, idAnaObli1_1.0, whole genome shotgun sequence genome and encodes:
- the LOC129246287 gene encoding activity-regulated cytoskeleton associated protein 1-like, with translation MAQNVVQMTTEQLQALIESVRLAAVAGASSAAPATIQTKGNFTNCSSRFGGQRDHEAVEEFITSIATYKEIESISDEDALKGLSLLFYGLASTWWQGVRKEAKTWGDAIALIRDHFSPTKPAYQIYLEIFENKQDDRAAIDTFICQKRALLAQLPEGRHDEETELDLVYGLLNIKYRKNILRQDIKTFRELLEKGRIIEHNDLQSEEVQTGPMRGSKRTKRCTHCNFRGHTFEECRKRKTATDQ
- the LOC129244680 gene encoding activity-regulated cytoskeleton associated protein 2, with amino-acid sequence MSTGRMSDEQFAKLLETIRALGPQHTEQQQKQPIGKSKSSFSNCSVSFYGQRDNDAVEEFINAIETYKDMEDISDQDALKGLPLLFHGIASTWWKGVRRDAKSWQDALTLLRDHFSPTKPPYQIYVEIFESKQSGNTPIDTFVCQKRALIAKLPEGRHDVETELDFVYGLLDSKYQQQIPRHTVKTYRELLEKGRNVERHSRRQ